One region of Terricaulis silvestris genomic DNA includes:
- a CDS encoding DUF5681 domain-containing protein, with the protein MRSRKVKRDKGGRWQKGTPSPNSKGRPKRKKPARPFDLTDPRDFLNQQVVMKDGTTKFRGELLQLKIFEDAMKGKVTNQRYLQKRFDEAMTASAWLSFEYGQLVLKWIINNENLADPNYKVPPDLVSLMSRWHVLLHRENPEQFPDHMTPEHMIDVFRERHWRKKKQAARR; encoded by the coding sequence ATGCGTTCTCGAAAAGTAAAACGTGACAAGGGCGGCCGCTGGCAGAAAGGCACGCCTTCCCCCAACTCCAAGGGCAGGCCAAAGCGGAAGAAGCCGGCAAGGCCTTTCGATCTAACCGACCCTCGTGATTTCTTGAATCAGCAAGTGGTTATGAAAGATGGCACCACGAAATTCCGCGGGGAGCTGCTCCAGCTGAAGATCTTTGAAGACGCGATGAAAGGCAAAGTGACCAATCAGCGTTATCTGCAAAAACGTTTCGATGAAGCTATGACGGCCAGCGCCTGGCTGAGCTTTGAGTATGGCCAACTTGTGCTGAAGTGGATCATCAATAACGAGAACCTTGCGGATCCGAACTATAAGGTGCCGCCAGATCTTGTTTCACTAATGAGCCGATGGCACGTGCTTCTGCACCGGGAAAACCCAGAGCAATTTCCCGATCATATGACGCCAGAACATATGATCGACGTTTTTCGAGAGCGGCATTGGCGCAAGAAAAAACAGGCCGCGCGCCGATGA
- a CDS encoding excalibur calcium-binding domain-containing protein has translation MRGFTLIAAWAALVGLAAWSVTLWDVPSAPTAQIEATDVTKPLHVSSPTVTSRRTTRDRDCRDFSTHSQAQAFFESEGLGDPHLLDGDGDGIACERLP, from the coding sequence ATGAGAGGGTTTACGTTAATCGCCGCGTGGGCAGCGCTTGTCGGACTTGCCGCATGGAGCGTTACTCTGTGGGACGTTCCAAGCGCACCCACCGCTCAGATTGAGGCCACCGACGTAACAAAGCCGCTGCACGTGAGTTCGCCCACCGTGACTAGCCGTCGAACCACCCGCGACCGCGATTGCCGCGACTTCTCGACCCATTCTCAGGCGCAAGCATTCTTTGAGAGCGAAGGCTTAGGAGATCCGCACTTGCTGGACGGTGACGGCGACGGAATTGCCTGTGAACGGTTGCCGTAA
- a CDS encoding DUF4429 domain-containing protein gives MHAEGSNGSVTLDGDQLRIRHKGWASAMTKGLQGEKVIPVSNVTSVQFRPASGFMAGYIQFSLLGGFDRPGGILEATKDENAVLFERSQQNTFETLRAEMERRLVASAAPAPTGGVASELERLAGLVDRGFLSRDEFEAQKRALLQA, from the coding sequence ATGCACGCAGAGGGATCCAACGGCTCGGTCACCCTGGATGGGGATCAGCTTAGAATTCGCCACAAGGGTTGGGCGAGCGCTATGACAAAGGGCCTCCAGGGGGAAAAGGTCATCCCCGTCTCAAATGTTACGTCGGTCCAGTTTAGGCCGGCGTCGGGTTTCATGGCGGGCTACATTCAGTTCAGTCTTCTTGGCGGTTTCGACCGGCCAGGTGGAATTCTCGAAGCGACCAAGGACGAAAACGCTGTTCTGTTTGAACGCAGCCAGCAGAATACATTCGAAACCCTCCGAGCCGAGATGGAGAGACGACTTGTTGCGTCGGCAGCGCCCGCGCCCACAGGCGGCGTGGCGAGCGAGCTTGAACGGCTCGCTGGCCTGGTCGATCGGGGATTTTTGTCTCGAGATGAGTTTGAGGCGCAAAAGCGCGCTTTGTTGCAAGCCTGA
- a CDS encoding site-specific DNA-methyltransferase yields MQTSSLQILESAVELRPIESLKPYGRNARIHPKRQTKKLAAAITEFGFLIPVLIDEDGCVLAGHARIAAVKMLGWTEVPTLLASHLTPAQKRAFILADNRLAEDAVWDKEVLVLELKDLLDEAYELDATGFEIAEMDSLFDEANEKRAPDPDRADETPPLPAPGACVSRPGDLWLLGDHRLYCGNALEEVSFRALMADELAALIFTDPPFNVPVAHVSGLGKHQHREFPMAIGEMSPAEFKVFLATAFGRMAVYSKDGAIHFVCMDWRHMGEIIAAGAEVYTELKNLIVWAKSNGGMGTFYRSRHELIFAFKHGTAPHTNNFELGQTGRYRTNIWEYAGANAFGAARDAEIAMHPTVKPVALIVDAIKDCSKRGEIVLDAFGGSGSTLIAAEKTGRRARLIELDPAYCDTIVRRWQNFTGKRALHAGENRAFEDIEEARASSTQGNERNAECVLEK; encoded by the coding sequence ATGCAAACGTCCTCTCTCCAAATCTTGGAAAGCGCCGTCGAGCTGCGGCCGATCGAATCGCTCAAGCCGTATGGGCGCAATGCGCGCATTCATCCAAAGCGGCAGACCAAAAAGCTCGCGGCTGCAATCACCGAATTTGGCTTTCTTATCCCAGTACTGATCGACGAGGATGGCTGCGTTCTAGCGGGTCATGCGCGCATTGCGGCGGTGAAGATGCTGGGCTGGACGGAAGTGCCAACACTTCTAGCGTCCCACCTCACACCCGCGCAAAAGCGCGCCTTTATCCTGGCCGACAATCGGCTCGCGGAAGACGCGGTTTGGGACAAAGAAGTCCTGGTGCTTGAGCTCAAGGACCTGCTCGATGAAGCATATGAGCTCGACGCCACAGGCTTTGAAATCGCCGAGATGGACTCGCTGTTCGATGAAGCGAACGAAAAGCGAGCGCCAGATCCAGACCGCGCCGACGAAACTCCGCCCCTGCCCGCACCCGGCGCGTGCGTCAGCCGGCCTGGAGATTTGTGGCTACTCGGTGATCACCGCCTTTATTGCGGCAACGCGCTTGAAGAGGTCTCCTTCAGAGCGCTGATGGCCGACGAACTGGCGGCGCTGATTTTCACAGACCCGCCTTTCAACGTGCCCGTTGCCCATGTCAGCGGCCTGGGCAAGCACCAGCATCGTGAATTTCCGATGGCGATCGGCGAAATGTCGCCGGCTGAGTTCAAAGTCTTTCTCGCGACCGCTTTCGGCCGCATGGCCGTGTATTCCAAAGATGGCGCCATTCATTTCGTCTGCATGGACTGGCGCCATATGGGCGAAATTATCGCCGCCGGTGCGGAAGTTTACACCGAACTGAAGAATCTCATCGTTTGGGCCAAATCGAATGGCGGCATGGGCACTTTTTACCGCTCACGCCACGAATTGATTTTCGCGTTCAAGCACGGCACGGCGCCGCACACCAATAATTTTGAGCTTGGTCAGACCGGGCGTTACCGCACCAACATCTGGGAATATGCCGGCGCCAACGCGTTTGGCGCGGCGCGTGACGCCGAAATCGCCATGCACCCAACGGTCAAGCCCGTTGCGCTGATCGTTGACGCCATCAAGGATTGCTCGAAGCGCGGCGAGATTGTGCTCGATGCGTTTGGCGGCTCTGGCTCAACGCTGATCGCCGCGGAAAAGACCGGCCGCCGTGCGCGGCTCATAGAACTCGACCCAGCCTATTGTGACACCATTGTCCGTCGCTGGCAGAATTTCACCGGCAAGCGCGCCCTGCATGCCGGCGAAAACCGCGCGTTTGAAGACATCGAAGAAGCGCGCGCTTCATCAACCCAGGGCAATGAAAGGAACGCAGAATGCGTTCTCGAAAAGTAA